The following are encoded together in the Erpetoichthys calabaricus chromosome 16, fErpCal1.3, whole genome shotgun sequence genome:
- the LOC114666351 gene encoding B2 bradykinin receptor-like isoform X2, translated as MTSKMVTSNSTSLAKTWINNTDSTSCFFSATMWEWIRMIGPIYISIVCILGFVGNAFVLCVFCLHKKKCTIAEIYLANLATADLVMVSCLPFWAVNVANDLAWTFGDLLCKIIGAGTSMNMYCSIYFLVAVSIDRYLALVKALSEGRSRSTSLAKVTCAVIWVFGLIMSIPKLLKKVEHFPAHNVSFCYLNYTHTWQHLLNNNVLTIVGFLIPFLCILYCTYEIIKVLRNNSMQNFRVKTEKKATHLILAVLLVFFICWIPFHVATFIDTLLVAEIVGGCALKDLNEFLSQCLAYLAYTNSCVNPILYVIVGKGFRKKAMGLFQQLRNRWDKANVSVRSYLSSTNQGNTLSIYDKDSSL; from the coding sequence ATGACTTCCAAGATGGTGACATCAAATTCCACAAGCTTGGCTAAAACTTGGATCAACAACACAGATTCAACTTCATGCTTTTTCTCTGCTACAATGTGGGAATGGATACGGATGATCGGGCCCATCTATATCTCCATTGTTTGTATCTTAGGTTTTGTGGGGAATGCTTTTGTACTTTGTGTCTTCtgccttcacaaaaaaaaatgcactatTGCCGAAATCTACCTTGCAAATCTTGCTACTGCTGATCTGGTGATGGTGAGTTGCTTGCCATTCTGGGCTGTGAATGTGGCAAATGATCTCGCGTGGACATTTGGAGACCTCCTCTGCAAGATTATTGGGGCTGGCACATCCATGAATATGTATTGCAGCATCTATTTCTTAGTCGCCGTAAGTATTGACCGCTATTTAGCCTTAGTGAAAGCTCTATCAGAGGGAAGAAGCAGAAGCACTTCATTGGCCAAAGTGACTTGTGCAGTTATCTGGGTGTTTGGACTCATAATGAGTATTCCTAAGCTTCTTAAAAAGGTGGAACATTTCCCTGCACATAATGTCTCCTTCTGCTACCTAAACTATACCCACACTTGGCAGCATCTTCTTAACAACAACGTGCTAACGATTGTCGGATTCCTCATCCCTTTTCTTTGCATCTTATACTGTACCTACGAGATCATTAAAGTGCTAAGGAACAATTCAATGCAAAATTTTAGAGTTAAAACGGAGAAAAAGGCAACTCACTTGATCCTAGCTGTTCTattagtgttttttatttgctGGATTCCATTTCATGTTGCGACATTTATCGATACCTTGCTTGTAGCAGAAATTGTCGGAGGATGTGCCTTGAAGGACCTGAATGAATTCTTAAGTCAATGCCTGGCTTATCTTGCTTATACCAACAGCTGCGTGAATCCAATTTTGTACGTAATTGTCGGCAAAGGTTTTCGAAAGAAAGCCATGGGGTTATTTCAACAACTACGTAACCGGTGGGACAAAGCAAACGTCTCAGTAAGATCATACTTGTCCTCTACAAACCAAGGGAACACATTATCAATCTATGATAAGGACTCCTCTCTATAA
- the LOC114666351 gene encoding B2 bradykinin receptor-like isoform X1, translated as MTSSFLMTSKMVTSNSTSLAKTWINNTDSTSCFFSATMWEWIRMIGPIYISIVCILGFVGNAFVLCVFCLHKKKCTIAEIYLANLATADLVMVSCLPFWAVNVANDLAWTFGDLLCKIIGAGTSMNMYCSIYFLVAVSIDRYLALVKALSEGRSRSTSLAKVTCAVIWVFGLIMSIPKLLKKVEHFPAHNVSFCYLNYTHTWQHLLNNNVLTIVGFLIPFLCILYCTYEIIKVLRNNSMQNFRVKTEKKATHLILAVLLVFFICWIPFHVATFIDTLLVAEIVGGCALKDLNEFLSQCLAYLAYTNSCVNPILYVIVGKGFRKKAMGLFQQLRNRWDKANVSVRSYLSSTNQGNTLSIYDKDSSL; from the exons ATGACTTCAAG CTTTCTAATGACTTCCAAGATGGTGACATCAAATTCCACAAGCTTGGCTAAAACTTGGATCAACAACACAGATTCAACTTCATGCTTTTTCTCTGCTACAATGTGGGAATGGATACGGATGATCGGGCCCATCTATATCTCCATTGTTTGTATCTTAGGTTTTGTGGGGAATGCTTTTGTACTTTGTGTCTTCtgccttcacaaaaaaaaatgcactatTGCCGAAATCTACCTTGCAAATCTTGCTACTGCTGATCTGGTGATGGTGAGTTGCTTGCCATTCTGGGCTGTGAATGTGGCAAATGATCTCGCGTGGACATTTGGAGACCTCCTCTGCAAGATTATTGGGGCTGGCACATCCATGAATATGTATTGCAGCATCTATTTCTTAGTCGCCGTAAGTATTGACCGCTATTTAGCCTTAGTGAAAGCTCTATCAGAGGGAAGAAGCAGAAGCACTTCATTGGCCAAAGTGACTTGTGCAGTTATCTGGGTGTTTGGACTCATAATGAGTATTCCTAAGCTTCTTAAAAAGGTGGAACATTTCCCTGCACATAATGTCTCCTTCTGCTACCTAAACTATACCCACACTTGGCAGCATCTTCTTAACAACAACGTGCTAACGATTGTCGGATTCCTCATCCCTTTTCTTTGCATCTTATACTGTACCTACGAGATCATTAAAGTGCTAAGGAACAATTCAATGCAAAATTTTAGAGTTAAAACGGAGAAAAAGGCAACTCACTTGATCCTAGCTGTTCTattagtgttttttatttgctGGATTCCATTTCATGTTGCGACATTTATCGATACCTTGCTTGTAGCAGAAATTGTCGGAGGATGTGCCTTGAAGGACCTGAATGAATTCTTAAGTCAATGCCTGGCTTATCTTGCTTATACCAACAGCTGCGTGAATCCAATTTTGTACGTAATTGTCGGCAAAGGTTTTCGAAAGAAAGCCATGGGGTTATTTCAACAACTACGTAACCGGTGGGACAAAGCAAACGTCTCAGTAAGATCATACTTGTCCTCTACAAACCAAGGGAACACATTATCAATCTATGATAAGGACTCCTCTCTATAA